The following nucleotide sequence is from Lacinutrix sp. Hel_I_90.
AACAGGAATTAATAGCTTACATTTTGCTTTATGTCGCTAATTCAGATCTTAATGAAAGCAACGATGAAAAAGATTTTATCATGTCTAAAGTCGATAGAGAAACTTTTGCAAGTGTTCATGCAGAATTCGACAAGGATAATGATTACCAATGTCTTCAAAAAATAATTAAAAGTGTAGAATCACATGATTATTTTAGGAATGACTATGCCGAATTGTTTGCAGATATTAAATCAATGTTATACGCGCATGGTGAAGCAGAGGAGATGGAAGAAACCGTATTTATGTACTTAAGGAAAATTTTAGAGAAATAAGTATTTAATTAAAAATCAACGGGTTCAAAAATTATCTTTAGAAATACTAGATTTCCTTCAAGTGTAATATTTTAGACTGCTTTCATTGTATGGCTTGTTGAGAATGTAATAATAAAAAAAGTCTCAAAGCCATATATAATCCATTCAGTAGCTAAAACTGAAGCTTTTAAAGTGTAGACTATAAACCTTAAAAGAACGTACTCATTCCTAACTCATCGTGATTTAGGGTAAATTAATTATTATGTGCTTTGAGACTCTAACCAATCTCAACAGCTATAAAATTAGCAAAGAGATAGGCTTTATAAAAACGATAATGAGTAAAGTGCTGGTTTCTACGAGTGAATACTACTTTTAAATGAGTTAAGTGTCTTTTTATGTCATTCATCGGTAATTTTTACAAAAATAGGTTGTAAATCAAATAATTAGGTCGTTCATCGATTTTTTACTGCACAATAAAATATCCCATTTATATTAGCAGTGCTATTACGAATAAATACTCCCAAACCTATGAAATTGTTGATAACAATACTTTTACTATTTACTGTGTTTTTTGCTTCTGCTCAAGAAGATAAAAAAGAAATAAACATTATTATACCTACTATCGAAGCGCCATCAATTGATCTGAATCAAGAGGTTGTTATTAGTGTCAAAGGCATTAAAACAATGGATGAAATCGATATTGAAAATTACAATAAAACAAGCTACCTAAACCTTATTGCTAATAAAAAGCAAGAACCAGAAATGTGCTAATAAGCATATTAATTGAATTAATCCAAGAATACAAACGTATTAGTTAAAGTCTGAATGTCTCAATTCAGACTTTTTTTATGCTAATACCTTTAGTTTTTAAGGTTTACAATTTTCTAGGACTTTTACTTAAACAAGAATGTTATATAATTCTTAAATACATCGGTTTTCTGTGTATATGTTTTTGATTATAACTAAATTAGTAAGTAATTAAAAACACATGTTCTTACCTAATGATTATTCCACGTTTTATAGTAAATCAGCTAACGGATAGTCATCGGAAATAAAAAATGAATGGAAGAAAAAAACAGACTTTTTAAGAAATACATTGAAACAAGATCCCAAACGGTAAAGCTTTGTGAAGGGCTTCAACCTGAAGATTTTTCAATACAAGCCGCTTCTTTTGTGAGTCCGCCTAAATGGCATTTGGCACACACCACCTGGTTTTTTGAAGAAATGGTTCTAAAGCAATTCAGTAAGGATTATAAAACATATAATGATACTTATGCTTTTTTGTTTAATAGTTATTACAACAGTTTAGGAGAACGTATTGGACGTCACGAAAGAGGGTTAATAACCAGGCCAACTAGTAATACCATTTTCAAGTACAGAGATTATGTGGATAAGCATATAGAAAAACTATTGGAAAGTGATTTAAATACTGCATTAGAAACACTCATTATTTTAGGCATTAACCACGAGCAACAACACCAAGAATTATTAATTACAGATTTAAAATATTCTTTTTCTCATAATCCTACCTATCCAGAACTATCCAATACAAATTTTATTTCAGATCAAAATACTAAAAACACAACAGATGACGCTTGGATAGCTATAGCAGAAGGTGTTTATACTATTGGGCATCAAAGTAAAGACTTCTCTTTTGATAATGAATTAGGAGTACATCGCGTGTTTTTAGAACCTTTTGAAATTTCTAAAGATTTAGTTACTAACGGTGACTATATTAAGTTTTTAGAATCAGGCGCTTACAGCGATCCAAAATACTGGTTAGACGACGGCTGGGCTTGGATTAATAGTAACGCTATATCAAAACCTTTATACTGGAAAAAAATTGAGGGTAAATGGTTCCATTATACGGTTTCAGGACTTAAACCAATAGATAAAAAGGCCATATTAAGTCATGTTTCATTTTATGAAGCGCATGCATTTGCGTTTTGGTCTGGACATAGATTGCCTACCGAATATGAATGGGAAATAGCATCCAAACAGTTTGTTTGGGGAACACGATGGGAGTGGACTAACTCTGCTTACTTACCGTATCCAAAATTTAAAATTTCAAAAGGTGCTGTAGGCGAGTATAATGGTAAATTTATGGTCAATTTAATGGTCCTTCGAGGGGCCTCGACAGCGACCGCACCAAATCATAGTCGTAATACGTACAGAAACTTTTTTAGTCCAGAAATGCAATGGCAACTCTCTGGAATTCGCTTAGTAAAATAGATTTAAAAAAAATGAACAATACCTTTATGAAAGATGTGGATAACGGGCTCAGTGCTAATCCGAAAATCTTATCTTCAAAATATTTTTATGATGCCATCGGAGATGCTTTGTTTATAAAAATAATGCAGATGCCAGAATATTACTTAACCAATTCTGAATTTGAAATTTTAAGTCAACAAACAGAAACTATTGTAAATAATTTGGGTCTGACTAAAAACAAGCCATTCGATTTAGTGGAGTTAGGCGCAGGAGATGGTAAGAAAACCAAAGAGTTATTGCGCTATCTAATAAAACATGACTATAATTTTAATTATGTTCCTATAGATATTTCAAGTAATGTTTTAAATCTTTTAGAGAACAGCTTAAGAGCAGAATTTAAAACCTTGAATATCGCTAAAAAACAAGGGGACTATTTCGAAGTTTTAAAAGAAATTAAAGCCAATAAGAAACCTAAAGTTGTGTTGTTTTTAGGGTCTAATATGGGTAACATGGAAGATGAAAAAGCACAGGTATTTATAGAAACATTAAGCGACGCATTAGAGATAAACGATAAATTGTTAGTGGGATTAGATTTAATAAAGTCTGAAGCTATTGTTTTGCCTGCGTATAATGATCAGGCAGGTATAACTAAAGCGTTTAATCTTAATTTATTATCACGTATTAATAAAGAATTATTAGCAGATTTTAATATAGAAACCTTCGATCATAGAGCAATTTATTCAGAACAGACAGGTATTGCCAGAAGTTATATTGTTAGCAAAGTAGAACAGACGGTAAGCATTGCACGTTTAAACAAAACATTTAATTTTAAAAAAGAGGAAGCTATAAATGTTGAAATTTCTCGTAAATACAATGATGCTATTGTCGATAAATTGATTGTAAATTCAGGTTTTAAAAGGCTTAAAAAGCTTACGGATTCAAAACAGTTCTTCGCAAACTATATTTTTAATAAATCAGCTTCATGACTCGTAAAACGACTGTAGGTCTTTTAGGTTTAGGGAGTAGAAGCACAGTATTCTATTTAGAAAAACTGAATGCTTTGTATCAGGAGTTGAATAAAGGGTACAGTACTTTTCCCTGCCTTGTATTAAATATAGATTTTAATAGCATTAATCCCTATTTACCTGATAAAACTTCAGACTTGCTTCATAATTTAAAACCAGTCATTAAAGACTTGGAAAGCTTAGCTATAGACCATTTAGTAGTTCCAAACCTAACGCTCCATGAAACATTAGAACATATAACAATGCCTACTAGAATTATTCATCCAGTAACGCTGTGTATTGAAAGACTACACTTTTACAAAAAGAATAAAGTAACACTTATTGGTTCTCAGTATACAATGAATGCCAATTATCTATTCAAAGCATTCGAGAAAGAACAGATCACAGTCGAAAGACCAACGCTTAAAGATCAAAACGTAATTGATGCTTTGAGAAAAAAGGTTTATAATAGCCAAGAAACCGAGGGAGATCTGCTTGGTTTTAGACGTTTATTAGAGACTTATAAAGCGAATTCTACGGTAATAATTTGTTGTACTGAATTATCTGTCATCAATTCAGAACCCAATAATGCGCAAAGTATTGATATGGCATTATTGCAAATAGAGCAAGCGATTAGTCTAAAAACTTAGCTTTTAATTCTGGAGTAGGAATCCAGCAAGATTCTTGTTTACCATACCATTTGTAACGATTTTTAGCGACGTAATCGTACACCCAATTTCTTATAAATGTGGGAACCATAAAAAATACAGCCATTAGATTTCTTGGAAAACCAAGTGCTTTGGCAATATGAAGTGCTGCTGAAGATTTTACTTTTATGCCATTTTCTTCAGAATAAAGCAGTATAGAATCTGTTTTTGAAGGATCTATATTAAAATGCGAGATGATTTTTTGTCCAATCTCACTTTGCAGTGCCGTAAATAGGAATTGATGCTTTGTATCATGTTTAATGACGTATTGTACAGAAGCGTTACATAGGTTGCAAACCCCATCGAATAGGATTAGTTTTTTATGTTTTGGAAGTTCTTTTATCACCATACACTACAAAAATACGATTTTACTTTTTATAAATTTTAGAAGCAGCTGTTCGCGTAAAGACTGAATACTGTGCCTTAACACTTACTTCAACGGGTCAACCAACTCCAATAAATCCACATTTACATTTGTGGTAAAAATACCATAATTCACAATGGCTTTGCCTTTTTCTAGCGTATCAATACTTCCAATGGCCTTGCCGTCATGCATTCTCACACGATCACCAATTTTTAATACTGGTTTTGGTTTTTCTACAGGAATAGCTTTTAGTTTAGCTTCTTTTTTCTTTTTACGAATAACTTCTACCTTTTTTTCAGCTTCTTGTTTTACTTGTTTCTCTTTCGTTTTTTCAACTTTCGCTTGTTTTGCTGATACTTTTTTACGTTTAGAATTTTCTATTTGTACTAAACGGAATAGCTCTGCCATTAGTTCACCCTTTTTCTTATCGTTAAAGAACTTTTCTGAAATGTCATTAACTTTCTGTCCGAGATAAATTAAACGCTGATTACTATCGTATAATTCCTGATAGCTTTCTAGTTTCTTTTGAATCTTCCCGTTGATTTCTTCAAGCTTATCAGCTTCAGATTGTTTTTTCTTTTCGTTTATTTTAAGTGATTCCCCTGTTTTTTCCAACTTTGCACGCTCTTTTTGAAGCTTAGCAATGGTGGCATCAAAGCGTATTTTAGAGCGTTCAATTTTCTTTTTAGCACGATTGATTAAACTATAGGGAATGCCATTTTTTTGAGCCACTTCAAAGGTGAAACTACTACCAGCCTGACCTAATGCCAGTTTGTACATGGGTTCTAACGTACGTTCATCGAACATCATGTTAGCATTAATCATGTCGTCCTTTTCGTTAGCTAACATTTTTAAGTTCGCATAATGTGTGGTAATAATACCAAAAGCATCCCGCGCATAAAACTCTTCTAAAAAGGTTTCGGCTAAAGCACCACCTAATTCAGGGTCAGATCCTGTACCAAATTCATCAATTAAAAAGAGAGTGTTTTTATTGCACTTCTTTAAAAAGTAATTCATTTGTTTTAGTCGGTAACTATAAGTACTTAAATGGTTTTCTATGGATTGGTTATCGCCAATATCGGTAAGGATTCTATCAAAAACACTCACGATGCTGCGTTCGTGAACAGGAATTAGCATCCCACTTTGCAACATTAACTGTAGTAAACCTACCGTTTTTAGGGTAATCGATTTTCCACCCGCATTTGGTCCAGAAATCACGATAATTCGGCTAGTCTTATTGAGCTCGATGGTTTGCGGAAAGGTTTTTTCTTTATTCTTAAGATTGGTTAGGTATAGTAGTGGGTGATACGCATCTCGCAAAAACAAATGTTTTTCATCGCTAATTTCTGGTAAAATAGCGTTCATTGATTTGGCATATTTTGCTTTTGCAGCAATCACATCTATTTCAGTTAAAAATTCCTGATAGTTTGCGATTAGTGGTAAGAACTCACGTAAAAAGTTAGTGACTTCTTTTAAGATACGAACGACCTCTTCGCCCTCTTCGTAATGTAAATTATTAAGTTCTCGAGAGTGCTGTAACGTGGTTTCTGGTTCAATATAAACAATACTTCCAGTCTTGCTTCCGCCCATTATGGCACCTTTAACCTTACGTCTGTACATGGCTTTTACTGCCAAAACGCGTTTATTTTCTACCACAGACTCCCGGATATCATCTAAATATTCTAAGTTGTGGTATTGGTTTAAAGCCGAGGTGAAACTGGAATTTATTTTACCTTTAAGTTTATTTATTTGTTGCCTAATGTCATAGAGTAGCGTAGAAGCATTGTCTTTTACATCGCCAAAACGGTCGACGACACTGTCAATCTTCTCGATGATTGCTGTTGTGACCTCTATGCGTTGTGCATACTGTTTTAAGTTGGGATAATAGTCTTCAAACTTATTTAGAGCTTTAACAATCTCATTAGCCGTTAGTGAAATAGAAACAATCTTTTTTAAACTGTGTGTTTCTAAATAGGTGTTTTCTATGCGTAGTAATTGTAATTCCTTGGTAATCGCCTCAAAGCCATGATTTGGTAAACGGTTGTCGTTATAAAAAGACGACACGTATTCGTTGGTTAACTGTAAGGCATTAAGTAAGGTCTCTTTGTCTTGGAACGGAGCAATGTCTTGTGCTTTAAGATGACCTAAATGTGTTACACAATACTCACTAACCTGTTCTAAAACAGTGGCGAATTCTAAATCTTGTAATGTTTTTT
It contains:
- the egtB gene encoding ergothioneine biosynthesis protein EgtB; translated protein: MEEKNRLFKKYIETRSQTVKLCEGLQPEDFSIQAASFVSPPKWHLAHTTWFFEEMVLKQFSKDYKTYNDTYAFLFNSYYNSLGERIGRHERGLITRPTSNTIFKYRDYVDKHIEKLLESDLNTALETLIILGINHEQQHQELLITDLKYSFSHNPTYPELSNTNFISDQNTKNTTDDAWIAIAEGVYTIGHQSKDFSFDNELGVHRVFLEPFEISKDLVTNGDYIKFLESGAYSDPKYWLDDGWAWINSNAISKPLYWKKIEGKWFHYTVSGLKPIDKKAILSHVSFYEAHAFAFWSGHRLPTEYEWEIASKQFVWGTRWEWTNSAYLPYPKFKISKGAVGEYNGKFMVNLMVLRGASTATAPNHSRNTYRNFFSPEMQWQLSGIRLVK
- a CDS encoding L-histidine N(alpha)-methyltransferase, yielding MNNTFMKDVDNGLSANPKILSSKYFYDAIGDALFIKIMQMPEYYLTNSEFEILSQQTETIVNNLGLTKNKPFDLVELGAGDGKKTKELLRYLIKHDYNFNYVPIDISSNVLNLLENSLRAEFKTLNIAKKQGDYFEVLKEIKANKKPKVVLFLGSNMGNMEDEKAQVFIETLSDALEINDKLLVGLDLIKSEAIVLPAYNDQAGITKAFNLNLLSRINKELLADFNIETFDHRAIYSEQTGIARSYIVSKVEQTVSIARLNKTFNFKKEEAINVEISRKYNDAIVDKLIVNSGFKRLKKLTDSKQFFANYIFNKSAS
- a CDS encoding aspartate/glutamate racemase family protein translates to MTRKTTVGLLGLGSRSTVFYLEKLNALYQELNKGYSTFPCLVLNIDFNSINPYLPDKTSDLLHNLKPVIKDLESLAIDHLVVPNLTLHETLEHITMPTRIIHPVTLCIERLHFYKKNKVTLIGSQYTMNANYLFKAFEKEQITVERPTLKDQNVIDALRKKVYNSQETEGDLLGFRRLLETYKANSTVIICCTELSVINSEPNNAQSIDMALLQIEQAISLKT
- a CDS encoding DUF393 domain-containing protein, which translates into the protein MVIKELPKHKKLILFDGVCNLCNASVQYVIKHDTKHQFLFTALQSEIGQKIISHFNIDPSKTDSILLYSEENGIKVKSSAALHIAKALGFPRNLMAVFFMVPTFIRNWVYDYVAKNRYKWYGKQESCWIPTPELKAKFLD
- a CDS encoding DNA mismatch repair protein MutS — translated: MINIHKKTLQDLEFATVLEQVSEYCVTHLGHLKAQDIAPFQDKETLLNALQLTNEYVSSFYNDNRLPNHGFEAITKELQLLRIENTYLETHSLKKIVSISLTANEIVKALNKFEDYYPNLKQYAQRIEVTTAIIEKIDSVVDRFGDVKDNASTLLYDIRQQINKLKGKINSSFTSALNQYHNLEYLDDIRESVVENKRVLAVKAMYRRKVKGAIMGGSKTGSIVYIEPETTLQHSRELNNLHYEEGEEVVRILKEVTNFLREFLPLIANYQEFLTEIDVIAAKAKYAKSMNAILPEISDEKHLFLRDAYHPLLYLTNLKNKEKTFPQTIELNKTSRIIVISGPNAGGKSITLKTVGLLQLMLQSGMLIPVHERSIVSVFDRILTDIGDNQSIENHLSTYSYRLKQMNYFLKKCNKNTLFLIDEFGTGSDPELGGALAETFLEEFYARDAFGIITTHYANLKMLANEKDDMINANMMFDERTLEPMYKLALGQAGSSFTFEVAQKNGIPYSLINRAKKKIERSKIRFDATIAKLQKERAKLEKTGESLKINEKKKQSEADKLEEINGKIQKKLESYQELYDSNQRLIYLGQKVNDISEKFFNDKKKGELMAELFRLVQIENSKRKKVSAKQAKVEKTKEKQVKQEAEKKVEVIRKKKKEAKLKAIPVEKPKPVLKIGDRVRMHDGKAIGSIDTLEKGKAIVNYGIFTTNVNVDLLELVDPLK